The Deinococcus hopiensis KR-140 sequence CGTCGCCCGCGTGTTCCTGCGCCCTGGCGAAGGCAAGATCGTCGTCAATGGCAAGGAGTTCCAGACCTACTTCCGCGGTCTGCTGCGCGCCGTGCACGCCCTTCAGGCGTTCCGCGAAACCGGCACCGCCGGCCGCTACGACGCCGTGATCACCGTCGCCGGCGGCGGCCCCAGCGGCCAGGCCGACGCGATCAAGCTCGGCATCGCCCGCGCCCTGCTCAAGGTCAACCCCGACTTCCGCGTGCAGATGAAGCCGCGCGGCCTGCTGACCCGCGACCCCCGCGAGGTCGAGCGCAAGAAGTACGGCCTGAAAAAGGCCCGCCGCGCGCCCCAATTCAGCAAGCGCTGATTTCGGAACGCCGCGGGTGCAGCCCCCCTTTCCAAATGGAGGGGGGTCTTTTTTTGGCAGCCAGTTGCCAGGTTCAGGCGTATTTGATTTCCGGCGCGCGGAACCCAGCCGCGGACGGTGGGCGCACAAACCAGCCGGGGTGATCCTTTCCCAGGGCCAGGCTCTGCGCACATGACCTTCAGAAAAGTCTCGCTGAGCTCCATCCTCCTCTGCGCTGCCCTGACCGCCCACAATGGCAACGGGCCCCCATCCCACACCGAAGGCAATCAACGGCACGGTTTAGCGCATTTGTCCGAATGCGCATTCAAGTTCGCTTGCCGGGTTCGGTCAAAACGAGGTCCTCTTTTCGACACATGCTCTAGGGTTGGACGGCTGGAGCAGGTACGGTGGCTGTCCGGAAGGGCACTGCCCCCCGCTTCGGGCAGCGTCAATGCCCGCGGCAGCTCTCAACTGACCCTGCCCGCTGCAGCCAGCCTCACCCTTTGCCTGGGAGCAACGACAGGCCTCGTCGGAGCCGCCCTCGCTACGGGCTTGCAGCGGCCAGCTCAACGTCAGCAGTAGGCAAGCGCGCACCGGCA is a genomic window containing:
- the rpsI gene encoding 30S ribosomal protein S9 → MATEQYYGTGRRKAAVARVFLRPGEGKIVVNGKEFQTYFRGLLRAVHALQAFRETGTAGRYDAVITVAGGGPSGQADAIKLGIARALLKVNPDFRVQMKPRGLLTRDPREVERKKYGLKKARRAPQFSKR